The following proteins are co-located in the Paenibacillus sp. FSL H8-0079 genome:
- the rlmN gene encoding 23S rRNA (adenine(2503)-C(2))-methyltransferase RlmN, with the protein MNKSSIYGLTLEQLRSWLPEHGQKKSRASRIWEWLYQERAHDFPAMTDVRQECLDVLSEHFTMNSLSEHVKQESADGTVKFLLRMQDGNLIETVLMRQKYGLTVCVTTQVGCNIGCSFCASGLIKKSRDLTAGEIVEQIMHVQRHLDAAGQDERVTNVVVMGIGEPFDNFQHMSNFIEVIKDRKGLALAAKRITVSTSGLPDKIKEFADSSLQVNLAISLHAPNNELRTHIMKINRAFPIEQLMDAVDYYLATTNKRIMFEYILLRDVNDQREHAAELAELLSSRRSMVSVNLIPYNPVDEHSQYQRSTEESILGFYDTLKKNNINSTVRMEHGTDIDAACGQLRSKQMKNNAVESEPGRLALG; encoded by the coding sequence ATGAACAAATCATCCATATATGGATTAACATTAGAGCAATTACGTTCCTGGCTGCCGGAGCATGGGCAGAAAAAATCCCGAGCATCCCGGATCTGGGAATGGTTATATCAAGAGCGTGCACACGATTTTCCTGCGATGACCGATGTCCGTCAGGAATGTCTGGACGTTCTCTCTGAGCATTTCACAATGAACTCGCTGAGCGAGCATGTGAAGCAGGAGTCGGCAGATGGTACCGTGAAATTTCTGCTTCGGATGCAGGACGGCAACCTGATAGAGACAGTATTGATGCGGCAAAAATACGGACTTACCGTATGTGTGACCACACAAGTCGGCTGTAATATCGGCTGTAGCTTCTGTGCGAGCGGTCTGATCAAGAAGAGCCGTGACCTGACCGCTGGTGAGATTGTGGAACAGATCATGCACGTACAGCGACATCTGGATGCAGCAGGTCAAGACGAGCGGGTAACAAACGTGGTTGTGATGGGTATCGGCGAACCGTTCGATAACTTCCAGCACATGAGTAATTTCATCGAAGTCATCAAGGATCGCAAAGGACTGGCATTGGCCGCCAAACGGATTACTGTATCCACGAGTGGCCTTCCGGACAAGATCAAGGAATTTGCAGACAGCAGTCTGCAGGTTAACCTGGCGATCTCTCTCCATGCACCGAATAATGAACTACGCACACACATCATGAAGATCAATCGGGCTTTCCCGATCGAGCAATTGATGGATGCGGTGGATTATTATCTGGCTACGACGAACAAACGCATCATGTTTGAGTACATCCTGCTACGTGATGTTAACGATCAGCGTGAGCATGCAGCGGAGCTGGCTGAACTGTTGTCCAGTCGCAGAAGTATGGTCAGTGTGAATTTGATCCCATACAATCCGGTGGATGAGCATAGTCAGTATCAACGGAGTACAGAAGAGTCGATTCTGGGCTTCTATGATACGCTCAAAAAGAACAACATCAACTCCACTGTACGTATGGAGCATGGTACCGATATCGATGCTGCCTGCGGACAGTTGCGCAGTAAACAAATGAAGAACAACGCTGTCGAATCCGAGCCAGGCCGTCTGGCACTGGGATAA
- a CDS encoding sodium-dependent transporter, with translation MNFSKPNLDQDNASKGERFSQAGFILAAIGSSVGLGNMWKFPYITGENGGAAFFLLFIVCLLLIGLPVLLAELAIGRSGRGSAATAFIKAGGHKGWLAAGLLQVLTPFIILSFYVIIAGWTLQYAVTSFSGSLFNNPDYAGQFNSFVGGYMPIVWQLVSVLITGWIVAKGVSNGIEKFNKVLIPAMLVLLIILMIRAVTLPGAGAGVSFFLNPDFSQLTTESALVALGHAFFSLSLGMGILVTYGSYVDKNQSLGAATVAVGAGDLIYALIAGLIIFPTTFSFGIAPDQGPSLIFIALPAAFSAMPLGFLFAGLFFILLAIAALTSAVSLLEVPVKYFMERLSWSRNRSVWVISLAVFIVGLPSVLSLGLLPEWTIGSKSVFDWMDFMASNILLPVGGLLVTIFAGYFWKTAAEASGLRSGWFRVWLFMLRYVAPILVLLVLLHTSGIIHF, from the coding sequence ATGAATTTTAGTAAGCCTAATCTGGATCAAGACAACGCTAGCAAAGGGGAACGTTTCTCCCAAGCAGGCTTCATTCTTGCCGCTATTGGTAGTTCGGTTGGTCTGGGTAACATGTGGAAATTCCCGTACATTACGGGTGAGAACGGAGGAGCTGCGTTTTTCCTGCTCTTCATCGTCTGTTTGCTGCTGATTGGTCTGCCAGTTCTTCTTGCTGAACTTGCGATTGGTCGTAGTGGCAGAGGTAGTGCAGCTACTGCTTTTATCAAAGCTGGTGGACATAAAGGTTGGCTCGCAGCGGGATTGCTGCAAGTATTGACGCCGTTTATCATCCTGTCCTTTTATGTCATTATTGCGGGCTGGACATTGCAATATGCAGTGACTTCCTTCAGTGGTTCATTGTTTAACAATCCGGATTATGCCGGACAGTTCAATTCCTTCGTAGGCGGTTATATGCCAATCGTGTGGCAACTGGTTTCAGTTCTGATTACAGGCTGGATTGTTGCCAAAGGCGTATCTAATGGAATCGAGAAGTTCAACAAAGTATTGATTCCAGCGATGTTGGTACTGCTTATTATCCTGATGATCCGTGCAGTTACATTGCCGGGTGCAGGTGCGGGTGTATCCTTCTTCCTGAATCCAGACTTCTCGCAGCTGACAACCGAATCCGCACTGGTTGCGCTCGGACATGCCTTCTTCTCCCTGTCACTCGGGATGGGTATTCTTGTAACCTACGGTTCGTATGTGGATAAAAATCAATCCCTCGGTGCAGCAACCGTTGCCGTTGGTGCGGGTGACCTGATCTATGCGCTCATTGCGGGTCTGATTATCTTCCCGACGACGTTCTCATTCGGGATTGCACCTGACCAGGGGCCATCATTGATTTTCATCGCACTTCCGGCTGCTTTCTCGGCCATGCCACTTGGATTCCTGTTTGCGGGATTGTTCTTTATCCTGTTGGCTATCGCGGCATTGACGTCGGCAGTATCCTTGCTGGAAGTTCCGGTGAAATATTTCATGGAACGTTTGTCCTGGAGCCGCAACCGTTCGGTATGGGTGATTTCACTCGCGGTCTTCATCGTGGGACTCCCTTCCGTATTATCGCTCGGTTTGCTGCCTGAATGGACAATTGGATCGAAGAGTGTATTCGACTGGATGGACTTTATGGCGTCCAACATCCTGCTGCCTGTCGGTGGATTGCTTGTGACGATTTTTGCCGGATACTTCTGGAAAACGGCTGCGGAAGCTTCCGGCCTGCGTTCCGGATGGTTCCGGGTGTGGCTGTTCATGCTGCGTTACGTAGCTCCGATCCTGGTTCTGTTGGTTCTGCTGCACACATCCGGTATCATTCATTTCTAG
- the greA gene encoding transcription elongation factor GreA — protein MANDEVILTQEGLEKLEDELKDLKTVKRKELAARLKLAISYGDLKENSEYHSAKDDQAFMETRILILEKMLTKARVISSDNIDSNKVSIGSTVLLNDIEFAEKIEYKVVGPAEADVADNKISYESPLGKEIMGKEVGSVIHVNAPMGVIKYELLQIKV, from the coding sequence ATGGCTAATGATGAAGTGATTTTGACACAGGAAGGCTTGGAAAAGCTGGAGGACGAACTGAAGGATTTGAAGACGGTGAAGCGTAAGGAATTGGCAGCTCGTCTGAAACTCGCGATCAGTTACGGTGACCTGAAGGAAAATAGTGAGTATCATTCAGCCAAAGATGATCAGGCCTTTATGGAGACTCGAATTCTGATCTTGGAGAAGATGCTGACGAAAGCAAGAGTCATCTCTTCAGACAATATAGACTCCAACAAAGTGAGCATTGGATCGACGGTGTTGCTTAATGACATTGAGTTCGCCGAGAAGATTGAATATAAAGTGGTTGGCCCTGCCGAGGCCGATGTTGCGGATAATAAAATTTCGTACGAGAGCCCGCTGGGCAAGGAGATAATGGGCAAAGAAGTGGGCAGCGTCATTCATGTCAATGCTCCGATGGGCGTTATCAAATATGAGTTGCTTCAAATTAAAGTGTAA
- a CDS encoding arylamine N-acetyltransferase gives MNEPLNATEIQAYLRRIGIDVIKKPTLEFLFELQKAHVQYLSWQTVDIFAGRPAGISLQESIQLILQGRSGYCFHLNGAFSVLLRSLGYTVDWHRGGVQPHGEQPRVNSFHLGLSVLLPDADPTVERWIVDVGLGGMPFEPLPLRYGTYGSAPFTYQLMPSSVVAGGWRLEYELDGPSKGVDYAPEAITSLEEFIPKHEFYSQAAESPWHNVFLLRQRDENRSNELRGCMLRTHDMEGIRKTEITSYTEWRDVLTGIFHEPLVNYSELECQDMWDRVQAAHMEWKREA, from the coding sequence ATGAATGAACCATTGAACGCAACTGAAATACAGGCCTACCTGAGACGGATCGGCATTGATGTTATAAAGAAACCTACACTGGAATTCTTATTTGAACTCCAAAAAGCACATGTGCAATATTTATCCTGGCAAACGGTCGATATTTTTGCAGGTCGTCCTGCGGGAATCAGTCTTCAAGAATCGATTCAACTTATATTACAGGGCCGCAGCGGCTACTGCTTTCATCTAAATGGTGCCTTCAGTGTTCTTCTCCGCTCTCTTGGTTATACAGTCGATTGGCATCGCGGCGGAGTGCAGCCTCATGGAGAACAACCACGTGTGAACTCATTCCATCTCGGTCTGTCTGTCCTTTTACCGGATGCTGACCCGACAGTTGAGCGCTGGATTGTGGATGTAGGCCTGGGTGGAATGCCCTTTGAACCTCTGCCACTTCGTTATGGAACCTATGGTTCAGCACCATTCACATATCAATTGATGCCTTCATCTGTTGTTGCTGGCGGGTGGCGACTCGAATATGAACTGGACGGACCAAGCAAAGGTGTAGACTATGCTCCTGAAGCAATTACCAGCCTGGAAGAGTTCATTCCGAAGCATGAATTCTACAGTCAAGCGGCCGAATCCCCTTGGCATAACGTATTTTTGCTTCGTCAGCGGGATGAGAACCGCAGTAATGAACTACGTGGATGTATGCTCCGAACACATGATATGGAAGGAATCCGGAAAACAGAGATCACATCCTATACCGAATGGCGTGACGTCTTAACTGGCATATTCCATGAGCCATTGGTGAATTATAGTGAGCTGGAATGCCAAGACATGTGGGATCGCGTACAGGCTGCCCATATGGAATGGAAGCGAGAAGCTTGA
- a CDS encoding 4'-phosphopantetheinyl transferase superfamily protein, translated as MMITIRVLQVPEVLPEACWNHFLSQVSAERRAQASRFVRQADAYRSVLGEILTRVTLSKLTGLRPAELSFTCNSYGKPSLIHHSDVQFNVSHSGDWIALISGGTDKLGVDVEKIAPIDMQIAERFFSPTESQFLAAEPDDRRLETFYRLWTLKESYIKAVGMGLSMPLDSFAILPDEGGGWHCEQAEAHRFYSQRLDDQHILAACSAGGELPSKPEIVTLQDLYTELV; from the coding sequence ATGATGATAACTATTCGTGTGCTTCAAGTTCCAGAAGTATTGCCGGAGGCGTGCTGGAACCACTTTCTGTCACAAGTCTCTGCCGAGCGACGTGCTCAGGCTTCGCGTTTTGTGCGTCAGGCTGACGCGTATCGCTCCGTGCTGGGAGAGATATTGACTCGTGTGACTCTAAGCAAGTTAACTGGCTTGAGACCTGCTGAGCTTTCTTTTACCTGTAATTCCTACGGCAAACCTTCACTCATTCACCATTCGGATGTACAATTCAACGTCTCCCATTCTGGCGATTGGATTGCTCTGATCTCTGGGGGTACAGATAAACTCGGGGTGGATGTGGAGAAAATAGCACCGATCGACATGCAGATTGCAGAGCGTTTCTTCTCTCCAACGGAAAGCCAGTTCCTGGCTGCCGAGCCTGACGATCGTCGGCTGGAGACCTTCTACCGTCTATGGACGCTGAAGGAAAGCTATATCAAGGCAGTCGGCATGGGCCTGTCCATGCCACTGGACTCCTTTGCTATCCTACCTGATGAGGGAGGAGGGTGGCATTGCGAGCAGGCTGAAGCACATCGTTTCTATAGTCAGCGACTGGATGATCAGCATATTCTTGCAGCCTGTTCGGCCGGGGGAGAATTGCCAAGCAAGCCGGAAATCGTAACCTTGCAGGATCTGTATACGGAGTTGGTGTAG